From the genome of Eucalyptus grandis isolate ANBG69807.140 chromosome 2, ASM1654582v1, whole genome shotgun sequence, one region includes:
- the LOC104433705 gene encoding protein ESSENTIAL FOR POTEXVIRUS ACCUMULATION 1 isoform X2, protein MEALGGQFEEKVLMGPNDELKDQLASESSIPLSPQWLYAKPTETKMEMRAPSSVSVGNAGDPTQKENWRLEGTDDKKDWRRAVTDNESGRRWREEERETGLLGGRRDRRKPDRRVDNVPVREANEGRTVAASEKWIDGNTRTAGHETRRDSKWSSRWGPEDKDKESRNEKRADAEKEEGHLDNAPLLGSNRGAPERESESRDKWRPRHRMEVHSSISAPYRAAPGFGIERGRVEGSHTGFTVGRGRSSTMGRSSGTIGAAHSDKSESIPGKPILLTDSFCYPRAKLLDIYRKQKVEQSFTSMPDDMEELAPIAQADVAEPLAFLTPDAEEEATLGDIWRGKITGSGAVYNSFRKGRSTENVTGLGDVESADEGKQGILSLVSAEENGDTFQELLETDTSQADNKTATWNSDSRVITLGEDVKNQGVDQKIRAEVSHHGDAVDNGTRGSNEIDSLYFATSQMDIANNGMGTLSAFTNQSQFQDITSPFGIRSKLSNDSTSLFGLTSPLQRQGGNIHPFSSNEAKESERSISAEELSLYYLDPQGEIQGPFLGVDIISWFEQGFFGTDLLVRLADAPEGKPFQELGEVMPHLKGIHAIATGADQILQLDESNALGGKLETGVPAAAPAGKVDDLYIMENRSLPEIRSMSAQNVQGMVSESGVPHLSHLETGFNDFAAQDEEIVFPGRPGSSGHPIGRSTGNIHDASLKPLSHSSVQAESKVPSMQNQSDNMMHPFGLLWSEIEAPNAKHAAASNLPSAMGRGPQFGGISETALIADNWPDSYRRNAAFDYPNLYQETVASRSFPRMEQESNRLDLSEQLLSRQLQHHHLQQQNLLPFHANSGHSILEQMAGEQLAHQQQLAAHAVPEMEHIMALQLQQQRQHQLQRQLQQQQQQQQQFQHQQKLLQEQQQSQVQQVQQVLLEQFLRNRLHDPGLAQSPVDPLRANNALDRAILEQQLLNELKQRSHHPARHIDPSLEQMTEAKFARLPQELQELLIGRAQRGQLQPLDHQILQEQLQARQFQMGMGLTPNMEERRLGSGWPVDEPDQFLRMHGSHRSHSSGFSPLDFYQQQQGPSNEDQLNFFDRNHSLQERIRQGSYEPSGLSFDRSISLPTGNAGMNLDVLNAMTRVHGLDMQESSTRTKSAAQAKFASELHARGAPHSLLPNQFHASQLDAMDGHWSENNGQLANDWMESRIQQLHIGPERQKKEQLGKVTPEDPSSWMSDGQDDDKSKQLLMELLHQKSGHQPTQYADVSEGVPGERRPISGFYSSSNALDRPFNLLQDREAGLSNSFPVGSYGSNSSDRASSFENRDELTFRMDSGALAAADPFLSGIHGSGMGFHTNPSRNDNNSAHTKELAEAEGRKGVPKSEGKLKGSLFEVQEAVAEQTGLAATDHGGVPITSFSRHASLGAAAGENTIFYEEGIGNRYPEQISKDHVRVILSKSQDNMMLRGPSQEGQSELASDPLARLKSAFPSVPDGSRQDQGGNPTKQGVEDIAAGKKDMRFRRTSSCDDAEVSEASFIDMLKSTKKTAPQELQSAAGVSESLEGSQAGRSGKKKGKKGKQIDPALLGFKVTSNRIMMGEIQRIDD, encoded by the exons TGGAAGCTCTGGGAGGACAGTTCGAGGAAAAAGTGCTCATGGGGCCAAATGATGAGTTGAAAG ATCAACTGGCGTCAGAGAGCAGCATACCTTTGTCCCCTCAATGGCTTTATGCTAAACCAACCGAGACTAAGATG GAAATGCGAGCTCCATCCTCAGTGTCGGTTGGAAATGCAGGCGATCCCACTCAAAAGGAGAACTGGCGTTTGGAAGGGACTGACGACAAAAAAGACTGGAGGAGAGCTGTCACTGACAATGAAAGTGGCCGTCGCTGGCGTGAAGAGGAGAGGGAAACTGGCCTACTTGGCGGTAGGAGAGACCGCAGGAAACCTGATCGTCGTGTTGACAATGTTCCGGTCCGGGAAGCTAATGAAGGTAGAACGGTGGCTGCCAGTGAAAAGTGGATCGATGGTAATACTCGCACAGCTGGGCATGAAACACGACGTGACAGCAAGTGGTCTTCAAGGTGGGGTCCTGAGGACAAGGATAAAGAATCTCGCAATGAAAAGAGGGCAGATGCAGAGAAGGAAGAGGGTCACCTCGACAATGCACCACTTTTAGGCAGCAATCGTGGAGCTCCTGAGCGTGAATCTGAGTCCCGGGATAAGTGGAGGCCACGCCACAGGATGGAAGTTCATTCCAGCATTTCGGCTCCCTACCGCGCTGCTCCTGGTTTTGGAATCGAAAGAGGAAGAGTGGAGGGTTCTCATACGGGTTTTACCGTTGGACGAGGAAGGTCCAGTACGATGGGAAGATCTTCGGGCACTATTGGTGCTGCTCATTCTGACAAAAGTGAGAGCATCCCTGGAAAACCAATTCTCTTAACTGATTCTTTTTGTTACCCAAGGGCAAAGCTTCTTGACATTTATCGCAAGCAAAAAGTCGAACAATCCTTTACTTCCATGCCCGATGACATGGAGGAATTGGCCCCCATAGCTCAAGCAGACGTTGCTGAACCGTTAGCTTTCTTAACCCCTGATGCTGAAGAGGAG GCTACCCTTGGTGATATATGGAGGGGGAAGATCACTGGCAGTGGAGCAGTGTATAATTCATTTAGGAAAGGCAGATCAACTGAAAATGTTACTG GTCTTGGTGATGTTGAATCTGCTGATGAGGGAAAACAGGGCATTCTCTCCTTGGTATCTGCTGAAGAGAATGGTGATACCTTCCAAGAGCTTTTGGAAACTGATACCTCTCAAGCCGATAATAAAACTGCTACATGGAATAGTGATTCTCGAGTGATTACATTGGGTG AAGATGTTAAAAACCAAGGAGTGGATCAGAAAATTCGTGCTGAAGTTAGTCATCATGGGGACGCTGTTGATAATGGTACCCGAGGATCAAATGAAATTGATAGTCTTTACTTTGCCACTTCCCAGATGGATATCGCTAATAACGGGATGGGCACACTATCTGCTTTTaccaatcaatctcaatttcaaGATATTACTTCTCCTTTTGGCATCAGATCGAAGCTTTCCAATGACTCAACTTCTCTATTTGGATTGACCTCTCCTCTCCAACGTCAGGGTGGAAACATCCATCCTTTTAGTTCTAATGAGGCAAAAGAGTCAGAGAGGAGTATTTCTGCGGAGGAGCTTAGTTTATATTACCTTGATCCTCAAGGAGAGATCCAAGGACCTTTTCTTGGGGTGGACATCATTTCATGGTTTGAACAGGGGTTTTTTGGCACTGACTTACTTGTCCGCCTGGCAGATGCTCCTGAAGGAAAACCTTTTCAAGAATTGGGTGAGGTGATGCCACATCTTAAGGGCATCCATGCCATTGCCACTGGTGCTGATCAGATTTTGCAATTAGATGAATCTAATGCTTTAGGTGGTAAATTGGAGACTGGTGTGCCTGCTGCTGCTCCTGCTGGTAAAGTTGATGATTTATACATCATGGAAAATCGGTCATTACCAGAGATTAGGAGTATGTCGGCTCAGAATGTCCAAGGCATGGTATCTGAATCTGGTGTACCTCATCTGTCTCATTTGGAGACAGGGTTTAATGATTTTGCAGCCCAAGATGAAG AAATTGTTTTCCCAGGAAGACCAGGAAGTAGTGGCCATCCTATTGGAAGATCTACTGGAAACATCCATGATGCTTCTCTGAAGCCTCTGAGCCACTCTTCTGTTCAAGCTGAATCGAAAGTGCCCAGCATGCAAAACCAAAGTGATAACATGATGCATCCTTTTGGTTTACTTTGGTCCGAGATTGAAGCCCCTAATGCAAAGCATGCTGCTGCATCCAACTTGCCTTCTGCCATGGGAAGGGGTCCTCAATTTGGAGGCATTTCTGAGACGGCTCTCATTGCAGATAATTGGCCTGATTCATACAGGAGGAATGCAGCTTTTGACTACCCCAACTTGTATCAGGAAACTGTGGCTTCTCGAAGCTTTCCACGCATGGAGCAAGAATCAAACCGTCTTGATCTATCGGAGCAACTGTTGTCAAGGCAACTTCAGCATCACCATCTCCAACAGCAAAACCTGTTACCTTTTCATGCAAATTCCGGCCATTCCATTTTGGAACAAATGGCTGGTGAACAACTGGCACACCAGCAGCAGCTGGCCGCCCATGCTGTACCAGAAATGGAGCATATAATGGCACTACAGCTCCAACAACAGCGACAGCATCAGCTTCAACGTCagttgcagcagcagcagcagcagcagcagcagtttCAGCATCAACAGAAACTTCTGCAGGAGCAACAGCAGTCCCAAGTTCAACAGGTTCAACAGGTTCTGCTTGAACAATTCCTGAGAAACCGATTGCACGATCCTGGCCTTGCGCAGTCACCTGTCGATCCTCTGAGAGCCAACAACGCTCTCGATCGGGCTATATTGGAGCAACAGCTTCTCAATGAACTGAAACAACGTTCTCATCATCCTGCCAGACATATCGATCCATCACTTGAGCAGATGACCGAGGCAAAATTCGCTCGTTTGCCACAAGAGCTTCAGGAGTTACTCATAGGTCGTGCTCAGCGTGGACAACTTCAGCCTTTGGACCATCAGATACTGCAAGAACAACTTCAAGCTAGGCAATTTCAAATGGGAATGGGGCTAACTCCCAATATGGAAGAAAGGCGCCTTGGTTCTGGCTGGCCAGTTGATGAACCTGATCAGTTCCTTAGGATGCACGGTAGTCACCGATCTCACTCATCGGGGTTTAGCCCGCTAGATTTTTATCAGCAACAACAGGGGCCATCCAACGAAGACCAGCTGAACTTCTTTGACAGGAATCATTCGTTACAGGAGCGTATTAGACAAGGTTCTTATGAACCTAGCGGGCTGTCTTTTGACCGTTCGATTTCTTTACCAACTGGTAATGCCGGAATGAATCTGGATGTCCTAAATGCTATGACTCGTGTTCATGGTTTAGACATGCAAGAGTCTAGCACAAGAACAAAATCTGCTGCTCAAGCAAAGTTTGCTTCAGAATTGCACGCTCGGGGTGCCCCTCACTCTTTACTTCCTAACCAATTTCATGCTTCTCAGCTGGATGCGATGGATGGTCACTGGTCTGAGAATAATGGGCAGCTTGCAAATGACTGGATGGAATCTCGAATTCAGCAATTGCATATTGGTCCTGAAcgccaaaaaaaggaacaattgGGTAAAGTGACTCCTGAAGACCCAAGTTCGTGGATGTCAGATGGACAAGATGATGACAAGTCAAAGCAGCTGCTTATGGAATTGCTTCATCAGAAATCTGGCCATCAACCCACCCAGTACGCAGATGTTAGTGAGGGAGTACCAGGGGAGAGAAGGCCTATATCCGGCTTTTACTCTAGTTCGAATGCCCTGGATCGTCCATTTAATCTGCTTCAGGACCGAGAAGCTGGTTTAAGCAACTCGTTTCCCGTAGGTTCCTATGGATCAAATTCCTCTGATCGCGCCAGCAGTTTTGAAAACAGAGATGAGTTGACATTTAGAATGGATTCTGGGGCATTGGCTGCTGCAGATCCATTCTTGTCTGGTATTCACGGATCTGGGATGGGTTTTCACACTAATCCTAGCAGGAATGACAATAATTCAGCCCACACGAAGGAGCTTGCCGAGGCAGAGGGGAGGAAGGGTGTACCAAAGAGTGAGGGCAAATTAAAGGGTTCTCTCTTTGAGGTTCAAGAAGCTGTGGCTGAACAAACAGGATTGGCTGCTACAGATCATGGTGGAGTACCTATCACTTCCTTTAGCAGGCATGCTTCCCTTGGTGCTGCTGCAG GTGAAAATACAATCTTCTATGAAGAAGGAATTGGAAACCGGTATCCTGAACAGATAAGCAAGGATCA TGTGCGAGTCATTTTGTCCAAAAGTCAAGACAATATGATGCTTAGGGGCCCATCCCAGGAAGGACAGTCAGAGCTTGCGTCCGATCCTCTTGCGAGGCTCAAAAGTGCTTTTCCCAGTGTTCCTGATG GGTCGAGACAAGACCAAGGAGGGAATCCAACAAAGCAAGGTGTTGAGGACATCGCTGCTGGCAAGAAAGATATGCGTTTCAGGCGTACTTCATCTTGCGATGATGCAGAGGTGTCGGAAGCATCTTTTATTGACATGCTAAAAAGTACGAAGAAGACTGCACCACAAGAGCTCCAATCGGCAGCAGGAGTTTCAGAATCATTAGAAGGAAGTCAAGCTGGACGAAgtggaaagaagaaagggaagaaagggaAGCAAATTGATCCTGCCCTTTTGGGTTTCAAAGTCACCAGCAATCGCATCATGATGGGCGAAATTCAACGTATAGATGATTAA
- the LOC104433705 gene encoding protein ESSENTIAL FOR POTEXVIRUS ACCUMULATION 1 isoform X1, whose amino-acid sequence MEALGGQFEEKVLMGPNDELKDQLASESSIPLSPQWLYAKPTETKMEMRAPSSVSVGNAGDPTQKENWRLEGTDDKKDWRRAVTDNESGRRWREEERETGLLGGRRDRRKPDRRVDNVPVREANEGRTVAASEKWIDGNTRTAGHETRRDSKWSSRWGPEDKDKESRNEKRADAEKEEGHLDNAPLLGSNRGAPERESESRDKWRPRHRMEVHSSISAPYRAAPGFGIERGRVEGSHTGFTVGRGRSSTMGRSSGTIGAAHSDKSESIPGKPILLTDSFCYPRAKLLDIYRKQKVEQSFTSMPDDMEELAPIAQADVAEPLAFLTPDAEEEATLGDIWRGKITGSGAVYNSFRKGRSTENVTGLGDVESADEGKQGILSLVSAEENGDTFQELLETDTSQADNKTATWNSDSRVITLGEDVKNQGVDQKIRAEVSHHGDAVDNGTRGSNEIDSLYFATSQMDIANNGMGTLSAFTNQSQFQDITSPFGIRSKLSNDSTSLFGLTSPLQRQGGNIHPFSSNEAKESERSISAEELSLYYLDPQGEIQGPFLGVDIISWFEQGFFGTDLLVRLADAPEGKPFQELGEVMPHLKGIHAIATGADQILQLDESNALGGKLETGVPAAAPAGKVDDLYIMENRSLPEIRSMSAQNVQGMVSESGVPHLSHLETGFNDFAAQDEEIVFPGRPGSSGHPIGRSTGNIHDASLKPLSHSSVQAESKVPSMQNQSDNMMHPFGLLWSEIEAPNAKHAAASNLPSAMGRGPQFGGISETALIADNWPDSYRRNAAFDYPNLYQETVASRSFPRMEQESNRLDLSEQLLSRQLQHHHLQQQNLLPFHANSGHSILEQMAGEQLAHQQQLAAHAVPEMEHIMALQLQQQRQHQLQRQLQQQQQQQQQFQHQQKLLQEQQQSQVQQVQQVLLEQFLRNRLHDPGLAQSPVDPLRANNALDRAILEQQLLNELKQRSHHPARHIDPSLEQMTEAKFARLPQELQELLIGRAQRGQLQPLDHQILQEQLQARQFQMGMGLTPNMEERRLGSGWPVDEPDQFLRMHGSHRSHSSGFSPLDFYQQQQGPSNEDQLNFFDRNHSLQERIRQGSYEPSGLSFDRSISLPTGNAGMNLDVLNAMTRVHGLDMQESSTRTKSAAQAKFASELHARGAPHSLLPNQFHASQLDAMDGHWSENNGQLANDWMESRIQQLHIGPERQKKEQLGKVTPEDPSSWMSDGQDDDKSKQLLMELLHQKSGHQPTQYADVSEGVPGERRPISGFYSSSNALDRPFNLLQDREAGLSNSFPVGSYGSNSSDRASSFENRDELTFRMDSGALAAADPFLSGIHGSGMGFHTNPSRNDNNSAHTKELAEAEGRKGVPKSEGKLKGSLFEVQEAVAEQTGLAATDHGGVPITSFSRHASLGAAAEGENTIFYEEGIGNRYPEQISKDHVRVILSKSQDNMMLRGPSQEGQSELASDPLARLKSAFPSVPDGSRQDQGGNPTKQGVEDIAAGKKDMRFRRTSSCDDAEVSEASFIDMLKSTKKTAPQELQSAAGVSESLEGSQAGRSGKKKGKKGKQIDPALLGFKVTSNRIMMGEIQRIDD is encoded by the exons TGGAAGCTCTGGGAGGACAGTTCGAGGAAAAAGTGCTCATGGGGCCAAATGATGAGTTGAAAG ATCAACTGGCGTCAGAGAGCAGCATACCTTTGTCCCCTCAATGGCTTTATGCTAAACCAACCGAGACTAAGATG GAAATGCGAGCTCCATCCTCAGTGTCGGTTGGAAATGCAGGCGATCCCACTCAAAAGGAGAACTGGCGTTTGGAAGGGACTGACGACAAAAAAGACTGGAGGAGAGCTGTCACTGACAATGAAAGTGGCCGTCGCTGGCGTGAAGAGGAGAGGGAAACTGGCCTACTTGGCGGTAGGAGAGACCGCAGGAAACCTGATCGTCGTGTTGACAATGTTCCGGTCCGGGAAGCTAATGAAGGTAGAACGGTGGCTGCCAGTGAAAAGTGGATCGATGGTAATACTCGCACAGCTGGGCATGAAACACGACGTGACAGCAAGTGGTCTTCAAGGTGGGGTCCTGAGGACAAGGATAAAGAATCTCGCAATGAAAAGAGGGCAGATGCAGAGAAGGAAGAGGGTCACCTCGACAATGCACCACTTTTAGGCAGCAATCGTGGAGCTCCTGAGCGTGAATCTGAGTCCCGGGATAAGTGGAGGCCACGCCACAGGATGGAAGTTCATTCCAGCATTTCGGCTCCCTACCGCGCTGCTCCTGGTTTTGGAATCGAAAGAGGAAGAGTGGAGGGTTCTCATACGGGTTTTACCGTTGGACGAGGAAGGTCCAGTACGATGGGAAGATCTTCGGGCACTATTGGTGCTGCTCATTCTGACAAAAGTGAGAGCATCCCTGGAAAACCAATTCTCTTAACTGATTCTTTTTGTTACCCAAGGGCAAAGCTTCTTGACATTTATCGCAAGCAAAAAGTCGAACAATCCTTTACTTCCATGCCCGATGACATGGAGGAATTGGCCCCCATAGCTCAAGCAGACGTTGCTGAACCGTTAGCTTTCTTAACCCCTGATGCTGAAGAGGAG GCTACCCTTGGTGATATATGGAGGGGGAAGATCACTGGCAGTGGAGCAGTGTATAATTCATTTAGGAAAGGCAGATCAACTGAAAATGTTACTG GTCTTGGTGATGTTGAATCTGCTGATGAGGGAAAACAGGGCATTCTCTCCTTGGTATCTGCTGAAGAGAATGGTGATACCTTCCAAGAGCTTTTGGAAACTGATACCTCTCAAGCCGATAATAAAACTGCTACATGGAATAGTGATTCTCGAGTGATTACATTGGGTG AAGATGTTAAAAACCAAGGAGTGGATCAGAAAATTCGTGCTGAAGTTAGTCATCATGGGGACGCTGTTGATAATGGTACCCGAGGATCAAATGAAATTGATAGTCTTTACTTTGCCACTTCCCAGATGGATATCGCTAATAACGGGATGGGCACACTATCTGCTTTTaccaatcaatctcaatttcaaGATATTACTTCTCCTTTTGGCATCAGATCGAAGCTTTCCAATGACTCAACTTCTCTATTTGGATTGACCTCTCCTCTCCAACGTCAGGGTGGAAACATCCATCCTTTTAGTTCTAATGAGGCAAAAGAGTCAGAGAGGAGTATTTCTGCGGAGGAGCTTAGTTTATATTACCTTGATCCTCAAGGAGAGATCCAAGGACCTTTTCTTGGGGTGGACATCATTTCATGGTTTGAACAGGGGTTTTTTGGCACTGACTTACTTGTCCGCCTGGCAGATGCTCCTGAAGGAAAACCTTTTCAAGAATTGGGTGAGGTGATGCCACATCTTAAGGGCATCCATGCCATTGCCACTGGTGCTGATCAGATTTTGCAATTAGATGAATCTAATGCTTTAGGTGGTAAATTGGAGACTGGTGTGCCTGCTGCTGCTCCTGCTGGTAAAGTTGATGATTTATACATCATGGAAAATCGGTCATTACCAGAGATTAGGAGTATGTCGGCTCAGAATGTCCAAGGCATGGTATCTGAATCTGGTGTACCTCATCTGTCTCATTTGGAGACAGGGTTTAATGATTTTGCAGCCCAAGATGAAG AAATTGTTTTCCCAGGAAGACCAGGAAGTAGTGGCCATCCTATTGGAAGATCTACTGGAAACATCCATGATGCTTCTCTGAAGCCTCTGAGCCACTCTTCTGTTCAAGCTGAATCGAAAGTGCCCAGCATGCAAAACCAAAGTGATAACATGATGCATCCTTTTGGTTTACTTTGGTCCGAGATTGAAGCCCCTAATGCAAAGCATGCTGCTGCATCCAACTTGCCTTCTGCCATGGGAAGGGGTCCTCAATTTGGAGGCATTTCTGAGACGGCTCTCATTGCAGATAATTGGCCTGATTCATACAGGAGGAATGCAGCTTTTGACTACCCCAACTTGTATCAGGAAACTGTGGCTTCTCGAAGCTTTCCACGCATGGAGCAAGAATCAAACCGTCTTGATCTATCGGAGCAACTGTTGTCAAGGCAACTTCAGCATCACCATCTCCAACAGCAAAACCTGTTACCTTTTCATGCAAATTCCGGCCATTCCATTTTGGAACAAATGGCTGGTGAACAACTGGCACACCAGCAGCAGCTGGCCGCCCATGCTGTACCAGAAATGGAGCATATAATGGCACTACAGCTCCAACAACAGCGACAGCATCAGCTTCAACGTCagttgcagcagcagcagcagcagcagcagcagtttCAGCATCAACAGAAACTTCTGCAGGAGCAACAGCAGTCCCAAGTTCAACAGGTTCAACAGGTTCTGCTTGAACAATTCCTGAGAAACCGATTGCACGATCCTGGCCTTGCGCAGTCACCTGTCGATCCTCTGAGAGCCAACAACGCTCTCGATCGGGCTATATTGGAGCAACAGCTTCTCAATGAACTGAAACAACGTTCTCATCATCCTGCCAGACATATCGATCCATCACTTGAGCAGATGACCGAGGCAAAATTCGCTCGTTTGCCACAAGAGCTTCAGGAGTTACTCATAGGTCGTGCTCAGCGTGGACAACTTCAGCCTTTGGACCATCAGATACTGCAAGAACAACTTCAAGCTAGGCAATTTCAAATGGGAATGGGGCTAACTCCCAATATGGAAGAAAGGCGCCTTGGTTCTGGCTGGCCAGTTGATGAACCTGATCAGTTCCTTAGGATGCACGGTAGTCACCGATCTCACTCATCGGGGTTTAGCCCGCTAGATTTTTATCAGCAACAACAGGGGCCATCCAACGAAGACCAGCTGAACTTCTTTGACAGGAATCATTCGTTACAGGAGCGTATTAGACAAGGTTCTTATGAACCTAGCGGGCTGTCTTTTGACCGTTCGATTTCTTTACCAACTGGTAATGCCGGAATGAATCTGGATGTCCTAAATGCTATGACTCGTGTTCATGGTTTAGACATGCAAGAGTCTAGCACAAGAACAAAATCTGCTGCTCAAGCAAAGTTTGCTTCAGAATTGCACGCTCGGGGTGCCCCTCACTCTTTACTTCCTAACCAATTTCATGCTTCTCAGCTGGATGCGATGGATGGTCACTGGTCTGAGAATAATGGGCAGCTTGCAAATGACTGGATGGAATCTCGAATTCAGCAATTGCATATTGGTCCTGAAcgccaaaaaaaggaacaattgGGTAAAGTGACTCCTGAAGACCCAAGTTCGTGGATGTCAGATGGACAAGATGATGACAAGTCAAAGCAGCTGCTTATGGAATTGCTTCATCAGAAATCTGGCCATCAACCCACCCAGTACGCAGATGTTAGTGAGGGAGTACCAGGGGAGAGAAGGCCTATATCCGGCTTTTACTCTAGTTCGAATGCCCTGGATCGTCCATTTAATCTGCTTCAGGACCGAGAAGCTGGTTTAAGCAACTCGTTTCCCGTAGGTTCCTATGGATCAAATTCCTCTGATCGCGCCAGCAGTTTTGAAAACAGAGATGAGTTGACATTTAGAATGGATTCTGGGGCATTGGCTGCTGCAGATCCATTCTTGTCTGGTATTCACGGATCTGGGATGGGTTTTCACACTAATCCTAGCAGGAATGACAATAATTCAGCCCACACGAAGGAGCTTGCCGAGGCAGAGGGGAGGAAGGGTGTACCAAAGAGTGAGGGCAAATTAAAGGGTTCTCTCTTTGAGGTTCAAGAAGCTGTGGCTGAACAAACAGGATTGGCTGCTACAGATCATGGTGGAGTACCTATCACTTCCTTTAGCAGGCATGCTTCCCTTGGTGCTGCTGC tgaaGGTGAAAATACAATCTTCTATGAAGAAGGAATTGGAAACCGGTATCCTGAACAGATAAGCAAGGATCA TGTGCGAGTCATTTTGTCCAAAAGTCAAGACAATATGATGCTTAGGGGCCCATCCCAGGAAGGACAGTCAGAGCTTGCGTCCGATCCTCTTGCGAGGCTCAAAAGTGCTTTTCCCAGTGTTCCTGATG GGTCGAGACAAGACCAAGGAGGGAATCCAACAAAGCAAGGTGTTGAGGACATCGCTGCTGGCAAGAAAGATATGCGTTTCAGGCGTACTTCATCTTGCGATGATGCAGAGGTGTCGGAAGCATCTTTTATTGACATGCTAAAAAGTACGAAGAAGACTGCACCACAAGAGCTCCAATCGGCAGCAGGAGTTTCAGAATCATTAGAAGGAAGTCAAGCTGGACGAAgtggaaagaagaaagggaagaaagggaAGCAAATTGATCCTGCCCTTTTGGGTTTCAAAGTCACCAGCAATCGCATCATGATGGGCGAAATTCAACGTATAGATGATTAA